The Coregonus clupeaformis isolate EN_2021a chromosome 39, ASM2061545v1, whole genome shotgun sequence genome contains the following window.
tcaatcttggtttcatcagactagaaaatcttgtttctcatcgtctgagagtcctttacgtgccttttggcaaactccaagcgggctgtcgtgccttttactgaggagtggcttccgtctggccactctaccataaaggcctgattagtggagtgctgcagagatggttgtccttctggaaagttctcccatctccacagaggaactctggagctctgtcagagtgaccatcgggttcttggtcaccttactgaccaaggcccttctcccccgattgctcggtttggctgagcggccagctctaggaagagtcttggtggttccaaactttttccatttaagaatgatggaggccactgtgttcttggggactttcaatgatgcagaaatgttttggtacccttccccagatctctgcctcgacaccatcctgtctcagagctctacggacaattcctttgacctcatggcttttgctctgacatgcactgtcaactgtgggaccttatatagacaggtgtgtgcctttccaaatcatgtccaatcaattgaatttaccacaggtggactccaatcaagttgtagaaacatctcaaggatgatcaatgaaaacaggatgcaccacatttctaaaaacctgttttcactttgtcattatggggtattgtttgtagattgatgaggggaataaaataatttaatcaattttagaataaggctgtaacgtaacaaaatgtggaaaaagtcaaggggtctgaatactttcaaaatGCACTATATACGTCAGAGTTTTAATCAGGTGCCACCATTCCTGTCTTTATAGTTTGTTTATCGTTAGTTCTTTAAAGTCATGTCATCATCTCCTTGTTAAAAACTCTGGCTGATTTCTCAGTTTCATGAAGTCAACATACTATGGTTAGATTGTCCTGTCTTTGTAATGGCGCCAATATTATCATCAACTCTTTCACTAGGATTCTCtccatacatacactgagtgtacaaaacattaggataaccttcctaatattgagttgcacccccttttgccctcagaacagcctcaattcgttggggcatggactctacaaggtgtcgaaagcgttccacagagatgctggcccatgttgacgccgaTGCTTCCCatggttgtgtcaagttggctggatgtcctttgggtggtggaccattcttgatacacaagggaaaatGTTCAGCATGAAAAACCCTGCAGCGTTGCATTTCttcacacaaaccggtgtgcctggcacctactaccataccccgttcaaagaaacttaaatattttgtcttgcccattccccctctgaatggcacacatacacgatccatgtctcaaggcttaaaaattatgatttaacctgtctcctccccttcatctacactgattgaagtggatttaacaggtgacatcaataagggatcatagctttcacctgatcagtctatgtcatggaaagagcaggtgttcctaatgttttgtatactcagtgtacatgtcCACTCTCACAGGCACGGGGACTTTGAAGTGGAAAGAAGGCATGACCTCATCAGAGACCAAAAGCTCAACGTACAGTGGGTGGGGGGCACACTTTGGACAGGCCACCCCGCCTTCATGACCACTACCTACTTCTGATTGGTCGATGGTGGCAAAGGAAGCTAAGCCTGAGCGGAGCCACGGATACTACTGTACGTGAAGCGCGTGCTGTTACCACTCAATGGCGTGTGCCcattctcctctctgctcctcatccctcctcttcctccccctctccccgtccccgtccccatcCTACTCCCAGCCCCCCTCCCAACCCCACCACCTTTGGGGAAGCTACAGCATGTGAAGGTGGACAGAATCCCTTGGCGGAAACGCTTATTCATGAAGCAGTATATAATTGGGTTGGCACAAGCCGAGGTGTACGACAACAGGTGGATGAAGGATATCGGCGCCCCCGAGAGGAGCTTGTCGGCAGAGCGGCGGTCGAAGGCCCTCCAGGCATTAACGGCGAACACGGGTGTCCAGCAGAGGAAGAAGAGACAGACGATGACCAGGAGCATGCGGATCACACGCTTCTTAGCCATCAGGTTAGAGGTGGAGCTGTTGCTGCACACACGGCTCAGCGTGGACTTTGCGCTAGCGCTGCCCGTGCTGTCTCTGATTTTGATGGTCACGTTAGGACTGTGGGTCGACAGAGGGCTCTGGAGGTGGGCGAGCTCACCCTTCTTCTTCTTGGTGGGCTGGAGGTAGCAGCCGTCGTTGTCGCCGGGTTTGATGCTGCCCGTGCTGCACTGTCTCTCTGTGATGGATCATAACAGCAGATATGAATACAAATGAACATGAACGAAAATGGTATTTCCCTAAATAACAATTACAAGTGATAAAGGTGAATATAACAATGATAAGGAAATCATATCTGTGACAGATCTTAAACATATACATGAATAATGTCCCTGTACAAATTGTATTTACCAAAGATTAGCCAATTGTAAATAATTGCCAATAAGGATGCCACAAAACATAGATAACATGATATGGCCAGAGCTGCACTTTTTCAAGAGGTCAGTTGAGGTAAACGTACCTTTGCTGGACTTCCTGTTGGTCATCTCAAACTTAATGCCCCTGTAGAGCTCAAGGGAGATGAGCCCGTAGGCTGTCATCATCACGATCCCAGGGACCaggaagaggagcagcagcagggaCACATACCTGGGAGGAACAACAGGTCCATGGGGTCACCAGATTGGTCAAAAGCAGGTAAGTGTGCATTCAGTGTATCAAAGTGATCTGACCTTACAGAGAACAGCTCTCTATGCTCAACAATTACCTACCTCATCATTGCTAAGTACATATCATCTAACAGACAAACAAATCATTGAATTCTATACAACAGTTGAAACCTCTCTTTGTGATGGCACTCGTCTGCCCACCTTAAAGTATCTCTAAAGTATCTCTCCTCTCACCAGGACTGCTGGATGACATCACTGGGCCAGACCAGGCGGCACATGTTGCCCGTGCTGTTGTTGACCCGGGTGAAGGGCACCAGGGTGCTGGAGATGGGGTAGGGCAGCATGAGCAGGAAGCTCACCACCCAGGTGGCAGAGATGACCTTGGCGGCATGGGACTTGGTTTGCCAGGTACGGGAGGTCAGGGGGTTGCAGATAGCACTGTAGCGCTCCAGGGAAATGGCCACCAGGTTGAAGGTAGAGACGCTCACCGAGATACCTGCAGGGATGACGACGGATAACGGTCCTTGATACCACATGAGTGAGTATAGATTCTGATTAATAGATCGATAACAGACAAGAATGTAGCCTACATTAGCATGTTGTAATGCTGTGATTTTGTACGGCTAAATATGTTACAGTGTAGTAAATATGTATGTAAAATGTTACAGTGTAGTAATATAGAAATATGTAACAGTGTCGTAGATATGTAGTATCCTAATGTAGCCTAATGTGATTGTGATTTGGAGGCTTGCCAGACCAGGTTAAGGTCACAATtcaaggggcaatctgcagttcaaacaataagaAAGCAGGCACCCTGCCGCTGTttcggtaaacagctgagggatagggttggaaaaatgtaaccactctcaaattcatagacagagttaTGGATGACCATCCATGATAGCAACATAAAAACGTTAactatgttttgaggctatacagtatttgtttacaattacattgtttacaaacaatgaaataaaacacatttatattttgggttatgtTGGGGtccaacagttgaactaagctaatgaggaatttataagttatattcttcaagtatcagggtatatacagtgccctccataattattggcacagtgaagcattttttcttattttggctctatactccaaacgtttggatttgaaatcaaacaatgactatggAGGTTAAAGTGCAAactgtcagctttcatttgagggtagtttcatccatatcgggtgaaccgtttagagattacagcactttttgtaatagtccccccattttaggggagcaaaagtattgggacaaattcacttatgtgtattaaagtagtaaaaagttacatatttggtcccatattcatagcatgcaatgactacatcatgcTTGTaactacacatttgttggatgcatttgctctttgttttggttgtgtttcagattattttgtgcccaatagaaatgaatggtagaCAATGTACCgtgtcattttggagtaacttttattgtaaataagaatagaatatgcttctaaacatttctacattaatgtggatgctaccttgatacagataatcctgaatgaattgtgaataatgatgagtgagaaagttactcCGTACTTTACGAGCGTGTAGAGACAGAGCACTaggctaacatatggaattgttttaagatcgtcataccatggataatttagtaatttgatttagaattttaggacccctttaggtataaagaatatatataaaacaaatatttgataaaatattgaatttcgcctttactactaaagcccatagaaacgcattgaaaaacacattcataaatggttaaaaaaatacagtcaaaaaatgtatcataaggtataaggttttgaagtgtctgtcctatatctagaatatatcacatatttaaccccttatttttgttgtcacaaaactacctccatacttccattcgtttgtatgggttaccttcagacgagtcccgtggcacttgcaaaatggagaacaccatcgtgttcgggagagtctcccctttccatagtggtcataatagttttttAGGCGACaccgttcagacgctacagacgttttcgtgaggtgtctcatggtctgacaaacaccggtgtagctcagccaccttccacgcagatgcggaaggccgacataggtggatgtggtggattgagtcgcagcccatgcaaaacatTATGTTACCTAGATTGACGCACGGGTTCGTccatagactcttaaggattaaccAGTGGAAGTTAACTTCTTAAGGATCTGATTCTTTTTTtcttcaattttcgcctaaaatgacatacccaaatctaactgtctgtagctcaggtcctgaagcaaggatatgcatattcttgataccatttgaaaggaaacactttgaagtttgtggtaATGTGAAATTCATGTAGGAGAATAtagcacattagatctggtaaaagataatacaaacaaaaacactttttttattattttctttgTTCCAATGCaaaagaaaggccacaatataatattgcaattTTGCCGCAATGTAGATTTTGGCCACAAAATGGCAGcggtgtgtgtgcaaagtttcagattgatccagtgaagcattgcaatactggactattttgtatcaaggaAAAAATAATCTGCCCAAATGtaccgaattggtcaattgatacattttcaagtacataactatagagaacatacaaaaatgatatggtaatacaaaatgtaagtttacacactcccaggaatgtcattagcttatacactaactttcacacatctagatggccgggcggggtgggtgtggagccagagacagcaggggttcaaactgtagaacccagttcctacatttgaatataaaaatggattttatcaaacaaaactataatgcattttatctctgggacccttaggatgacaaatcagagcaagattactgaatcgAAGTATATTAtctaccttcagaggtgaatgtatcaaaccagttgccgtgataagttttttgttgttgtgcactctcctcaaacaatagcatggtattttttcactgtaatggctactgtaaattggacagtgcagttagattaacaagaatgtaagctttctgccaatataagacatgtctatgtcctcgaaagtttgctgttacttacaacagtcatgctaatcacattagcgcacgttagctcaaccgtcctgtatacggaacaccgatcccgtagaggttaacaaaCTTACAGAGTAATAATAACAACAGCACCTCTAAATAAATGCACATTACCGTAGAGGTACCGGTGTATTTCATGTTAAACTCTGTGACAGATGAGGTATTCATCTCTACTGACATGGCCGTGATCTCACCGCACACGGATCCAAGAACAAACAGATCAGGACAGAGGAAGGCTGCAAACTATCTAACTACTAACAAACACCATGGTAGAAAATGTTCCCGAAGGTAATAATAAAACATAAATCCAGCTAATACAAATGCATATACCTTGGATTTATCCATACAATATCCAGGCAGGAAACATTGTTGAAAAATATTTGAACTACAAGAGCACTTGAAAATACAGCTATGCATAGGGCTATTCTGTATCTGGGACCTATATATCCATACAACATCCAGACATAAAAAAAGTTCAATGGAATGTTTTTGAACAAGTTATGAACCACGACAACAGTACAGCCTTGACTATAAATGGCTCGAAAGAATGGATCCTCaactatatatatttattgattttTCTATGCCTGAGTGTGTAAAGTTATTGAGACACTTGTCAAAAACAAACATCACTCTTCTACCATGTTCTTTTTCTTCCTCTTATTGCCTTGTGGCCTGGACCTTTCTGCTCAGAGTAAATGGCTCCTTAAATCAGGAGACAGGGCCAGTACGTTTACAGCCCGGGCGGCGGGAAGGCAACAAGGGAACGCAGCCACGGCTATAGCCATGAAATGACTTTATTTGGTGTCTCTTCACACCAGGCACCAGGTCAGAGCCAACATGGAGGTGTTATTGGCTCAATGGATTCAGGGATCTGCTTCTTTGTTGATTTTCCATTATTAGGCTACAGCCCACTGCAGTCAACCCCCCCCCATAGGAATCTTCCTATGTGGACAGAACCTACTGTACTCACTCACCTTACTTGACCCCTTGAAGTGAGTGACAACAGTGTATTAGACCATAACAAGATAAGACCACGATTAACTATGCAGCACAGAAGTTGACAAGAGTATGTAAACACATCCTATTGCAATACCACAGAAATCCCTAACAGACAAACCCATTACATGGTCATGGAGacctgggcccatatccacaaagcatctcagagtaggagtgctaatctaggatctgtccatataatcttaatcattatgatctaaaaggctaaactgttcctagatcagcactcctactctgagacgctttgtggatacaggcccaggTCAGGACCTGTGTACAGTACATCCACTGGACTCACCCATGAAGTACATGGCCACCTTGCAGATGCCCGAGCCGAACACAAAGTCCCTCATGAGGTTGGGGATGAGGGTGAAGGGCATGCAGAAGAGGCAGAGCATCAGGTCGCTGGCGGCCagggagagcaggaacaggttgGTGACAGTGCGCATGTGGCGGTTCCTCACCAG
Protein-coding sequences here:
- the LOC121554515 gene encoding cholecystokinin receptor type A-like, with protein sequence METFTLHDLLINSTNLYKILCDFGIKNVSECDDESETPPEPKDLNQTVRIFLYSLIFLVSVLGNSLIIAVLVRNRHMRTVTNLFLLSLAASDLMLCLFCMPFTLIPNLMRDFVFGSGICKVAMYFMGISVSVSTFNLVAISLERYSAICNPLTSRTWQTKSHAAKVISATWVVSFLLMLPYPISSTLVPFTRVNNSTGNMCRLVWPSDVIQQSWYVSLLLLLFLVPGIVMMTAYGLISLELYRGIKFEMTNRKSSKERQCSTGSIKPGDNDGCYLQPTKKKKGELAHLQSPLSTHSPNVTIKIRDSTGSASAKSTLSRVCSNSSTSNLMAKKRVIRMLLVIVCLFFLCWTPVFAVNAWRAFDRRSADKLLSGAPISFIHLLSYTSACANPIIYCFMNKRFRQGILSTFTCCSFPKGGGVGRGAGSRMGTGTGRGGGRGGMRSREENGHTPLSGNSTRFTYSSIRGSAQA